GATCTCGTATATGTACTAGTAGTCCTATATTAATTTGGTGTAAGGGTATGGCCATCACAGGTTAGAATTAAGGGGTCGTCTGGTGTGAAGGATAACATTGAATAGTTCTGCTATTAAAATACAGTgtcatttaatttgttgtttgattGACAAGTCCGAAATAACTTATTTCACGGATATATTAATCAAAACACAAAACATAAAGATTTTATATTAATGATACACaattaaacacatattatatatttgtccactatttttaatttaaacgATCGAATGTACAACACTTTAGATTTGTcctttattataatatttccatatattatataaaatatttaataacttaATCAATCATAGTTAAGATCTagattttattcattaattttaaaaaaggaaatgaacataatacaaaatacaaaatacaaaatagagAGGAACCAAATCTTATGCACTACTATACTTAGCTTCTTCCTTGTCCTCATCAGTCATAAAATCAATAATGGGATAAGACATTCCAATTCCCATAAGAGTTTTAAAATAAATCTTCTTTTGATCTTCATTAATGCTCATTTCAATTGTAGGCAACCAAAGAAGTAGTTGTTTACTCTTAACAccacttatttttttcatcttacCTGtcgaaatataatataaatcaaataattaattaaaatatcttcTTTCAAACTTTTATATAACATGACATGCAAAACAAATATACTATAATACCTCTCTCGACGTATGCAGTAATCTCCTTTGCGTAGCTAACGAACAttttaattgaagaaaaataatgttGGTAGGGGGCTTTTTGTTTCATCCATATGAATCCAGTCTTGCTAACATAACCAAATTCTTCAAGGTATTTAAGTGGTAGCATTCCTTTAGGAAATCCTGAGTATTGCGAGAGCTTTACAATAAAAGAGTAGCAGTCTTCGGCTCCATATGCAATTTCTGCTCCTGCGCGTTCATCTTCATGAATAGCTATGTGCCGATCACTAGccataatattaattttgtagATTTGCAATTGAGGCTTATGATATGGTGGtgtttatatataaatagagtTGCTAGAAATTAAAGGACAACTTAAATTGTATGCTGGTTTaggaaattttttattataaatgagGCACAAATATGATGTGGTAGACAAAACTTGTATGATGCTCCATTTATTCTTTGACAAGTGGATAATTGGATCCCATTTATTTAtacttttgattaaaaaaatcattgttAGAATTAAAGAAATTACTTATATCTTGATTTTATAAACGAAAAATTAAGTACAAAtaactatttattaaaatatgaatacataacatataatagaaaaaaaattaatatagtaaaataaaaacttatacAATggtcataaaaaattaaatcaaaattcacTACATAAAAACGAAAAAACACAAACTAATTAGATTagttaagaatgaaaaaaacatttcaaaaaatgaaaacaaaaaatatattgaaataagtgtaaaacaaaaaagaaaaacataaactaTTTAGATTagttaagaaaaaaacattttaaaaaatgaaaacaaaaaatatattgaaataagtgtaaaacaaaatagaaaaaagaaaaaggaaaaaacataaACTAATTAGATTAGTTAAGAAacaaaacatttataaaaatgaaaaacaaaaaatatattgaaataagtgtaaaacaaaaaaaaaaatgggtgaAAGGACTTAATAGATACCCCTTTATCACTTGGCAGATGGGCCCAGTCCATTTGTCAATCAAATAATGTCTCATACAAGTATGACTTGGCATGCCTCatacataataaaaattttGGTGGTTTAGCCCATGTGTCAATTAGGTGTATGACATTCTTACTTAGAGTTTTGgccaaaaatatccttaaactataccctcaacttaaaccacatccttaaattatttttcttataaaaaacatccctcaattatttaaaatttgacaaCTTTCATCCTTTTgttaaaaattgttaaaaattaACAAGTTCTTCACAACATGTACATGTCACACTATTCTCAGCAAATTAAACTCTCTAAATCACCCCAATAAACCAATTCTATTCATTCTACATAcatctaaaataatattataattttttttagtaacaaCGTTTTGCATTGTCATCCTTTTAAttaccaattttatttttatttacttttcatttcatttgatatcaaagaattatcaatggaaatgttttgtttttatattgaaTCTGCAAAAAGTAGTGTCGTTCGAGACTTTTACTtctaataatgaaaaatgaaacttgaGTACTAGAGATCAAAATTAGCTGAATCTTGATAACCTCAATTATCAATTTGCCCAAAAAATTATTGTTCTAACGACATTTTGATTTTGTAAGGTGAAAATGGTGTGAAATCAAGCTCCAACTCCATTCAGTTGGTAAAGGAGAATAGCAAATCATGTCTCCTCATATACTCATACCGtcctaactttatttttttaacaacaaacacaagtctcaatttttttaaattttttttggatgaatttTCCCACCGgtaataatattattgattttttttatgagaatAATATGAATtgcatatgtttttttttgtggaattcgctaattttttgacaaattttaataGAGAGATGAAAGGTGTTAAGTTTTAAATACTTGGAGGatgtttttttgttaaaaaatataatttaaggaTGTAGTTTAAGTTGAAGGTATAATTTAAGgatgtttttagccaaaaactcgCAAAAAATGCAAAGATAAGGTAGATGCATTATAAACATAATATCGATACATTGCATATACATACGGCCATTTTTGTtggagcaactttcacatatagcaaacattaaatcatatttgtatattatagctatagtttgtataattgcgctccataacaaattttatgtttgctatgtagcttttgatttgtataattcgctagaaacatctaattttatacaaattgttcagttttgtataaattcatttatacattgtaatttgaataataaaatttgtatttatataattataagtgtataagacaaaaatatatgtatttgtatttgtatatacatttttctcttactttatacaaacacaaacacattttatatcgAAATGTATataatgactaattgtataccgaaaatggctaattgtataccgaatcagatgacaaaaaaatgagatgtttgctgtgaattacaattaaaataaactatgactatagcatttaatttgaattaataatttgctatttcatacaattttccctttttgttaaatattttccCCATCCGTACAGTTATGTacaatgtctttttttttttttgtgaaatctACCTATAATTATATTGACGGATTGATTTAAAGAAGTTTTCTTTTAGGTAACTAActttaattttaggaaaaattaccgAATTACACTACTTTACTTTACCTATTATTCCTTTTTTCCTACTCTTTAATAAAAATACGAAATTCCCTTCTTTTCCCCCAAAACTGACTCTCCCGGATACATTATTTCTTCAACAAAGTAATCCCACGTCTTCAATTCATAAAATCTCGCCTTCAATCTCTCCATATTATCAAATCAGTTATCTAATTCAaatcaatttgaatttcaaacgaTTTCCAACTCTTTTCAACCATCTGTAAAGTTCAAAACAGGTATTATCATATTCTtcattttgcttctttttttttgtgtgtgtttaatCGTTTTGGTTCTTGCATTATGGATCCTCCATCTTTTAGTTTTGGGATTACCTAAATAGTATCACCGAACAATAATTCCATATTTGATTAAGAAGATCCCAACTGGACAGAACTGAGATCTAAGAGGTTGCATGAACCGGCAATAATGGTAAATCGAAGTTCTAAGAAGTAAAAatcaaaaaaggaagtacatgCATTATATAAAACAAAGGATGCAAAAATTCCAAAGAAAAGGGGGAGAAAGGTTGCCTCTCCTATATCTCGACCCACACTACCAAtggtatataatttttttgtattttttttcctatatcAATTTTATGTATTTCCCTGTTTTTATACATTCTTGcagtttaatacttttaaatttgaaaaatgtttatgtccataattttttatgttccttttaattttgttttcattacAGTTTATTACTATAAATAATATACACATATGTACAACTTATAATATCTTGTAAGATGATACAAAATTTCCACAGAATTATTATGTACacgttgtttttcgttttttaatatttactcttttttctcctatttttcgtttacacggtgttgtgaaccaccagtgtgtttttgttattatatgtgggtataatttttctaaaaaatagcattcctaataacatatcttttgtagttaattcaaagttatatattttctctATAGTTagtatcttatcccatatttgtacttttatatttttggccttatatgtgatcatgcttccttcattattaaatcctgttactactatcggtgtttttaatttttctcatttatcttctggtaaacaattgtatttacatatattagcttctgctcccgtatttatcattggtgtataatatatgttataatatccctctattattatctttgcaagtatgtatattttcatactaaggttctttttattattactcttttattttcataatttattgttaactgtttgtcttctagattatatggttttacttgttctagccattttattcctaaaataatattttcatctccttgatatattttaaattttatcactattggtactcctccaatgattatttccttttctgtaatttcttcggtatacattaatgcttttggtagttcgggcaTGATTgctcaatagttattatttcatcttccgtcactaattctcttgtaatatagttttcttctcgtcctgtatctattaatattaaatatttttgttattccattattcccgttatgtagtaatgatgtggttttatttcttcttccattgatttttggagagttttatctattcttcttgaggtactcattttttatgagatttgtggtatttcacagttcatgtttattcttttttatgtatttaatctttcttttactatttctaaatctacTTCTATgacaatttcattataactatagtcattcttgtctatgactgtgactattctttcaaaaggatcttctatttttattttatttattttattttttgctgttattttatgttttgtcgttaaaacatataagtttttacatctagctgtaaatattttacttcccgagGTTatttctattcctgacattttctaTTATAATACTAacgatttatctatatttctgtcatttattgctactgagtaattaacacttcttataaatttaaatttttggtatatgaggttaccttttaccgcacttattatacttttttctatgggttgtataattctatcatctgctaagtatatttctatggatgagtgtatctattccttctctaaaacatgcttttattagtatttctgttcctcctaaatgtacatatttaattggatttttagccttcatatcttgtatttctttatttattattcgtttatttattattggtattttggcctttcctttagtgtatttgcaatctatgatatgttttctttgacttactacataatattcttctttttgtcgtttaaaccagttttttattgttggtatttcgaatatttttactacgcttaggtctaattctttttcttttattttttcaaatatattattatcaaatattattttttgttctgccgattcttcatcttgatatttttctttagttattatttgtatatctttttcagtcattgatatcgtattcattatcaGATTCTATTACTggattattttccatttcattttccgataattcatatatactatcattgctttctaattcataatctacgtactctatttgtgtatatttttcatcgtctattattttttctgatatttgttttttctttggactttaaggtaatttacaatctctaactgtatgtcctaattttccacaattataacaagtacattctgttagttttttttttgtctatatggtcttttggttttttatatttatattttgatatgtattttttattatatttctttctatttttataatacctatccgtacaaccaaattgaggtgttgttttatttttgcaacatgccaaattttttactaatatttttttcatttttatttcttctttatgtttttcacatagttccataaaccatcgctgcaagaattttattctagctcctaaggtgtctgttaattctgcttcattccaactttttattatttttgaattaaaaggttctagtaattttgtaaaatataattttctcatttatttaccttcttctgtgctatatgttcctttataatagtattctctaaatacacatgtatattcatctatgtaacacatattacatattgctaattgtGTCATTAGattt
This genomic stretch from Solanum stenotomum isolate F172 chromosome 10, ASM1918654v1, whole genome shotgun sequence harbors:
- the LOC125841767 gene encoding uncharacterized protein LOC125841767 codes for the protein MASDRHIAIHEDERAGAEIAYGAEDCYSFIVKLSQYSGFPKGMLPLKYLEEFGYVSKTGFIWMKQKAPYQHYFSSIKMFVSYAKEITAYVERGKMKKISGVKSKQLLLWLPTIEMSINEDQKKIYFKTLMGIGMSYPIIDFMTDEDKEEAKYSSA